A genomic segment from Nocardia cyriacigeorgica GUH-2 encodes:
- the ruvX gene encoding Holliday junction resolvase RuvX: MGEPGSTEHRGDRPDPATDPGRGRRIAIDVGSVRIGVASSDPDGILATPVETVPRAKPNPRAAGPGPDIARIADIVREYEAVEIVVGLPRTLRGEKGNAATLAIAFADRLRSVVAPVPVRLSDERLTTVSAARALRDSGVRARGQRQVIDQAAAVSILQGWLDERSSVLKSVEEAVRRASSGDDA, encoded by the coding sequence ATGGGTGAACCCGGAAGCACCGAACATCGGGGCGATCGGCCGGATCCGGCCACCGACCCGGGACGGGGCAGGCGCATCGCGATCGATGTCGGCAGCGTGCGTATCGGGGTGGCCTCCAGCGACCCCGATGGCATCCTCGCCACCCCCGTGGAAACCGTGCCGCGCGCCAAACCGAACCCGCGCGCGGCCGGTCCCGGGCCCGACATCGCCAGGATTGCCGACATTGTGCGGGAATACGAGGCCGTCGAAATCGTCGTCGGCTTGCCGCGCACATTACGCGGGGAAAAGGGGAATGCCGCTACGCTGGCAATCGCATTCGCCGACCGTTTGCGGTCGGTGGTGGCCCCGGTGCCGGTACGGCTTTCCGACGAACGTTTGACTACGGTGTCAGCTGCACGTGCATTGCGGGACAGCGGAGTTCGCGCACGCGGCCAGCGGCAGGTGATCGATCAAGCGGCTGCCGTGTCGATCCTGCAAGGATGGTTGGACGAACGGAGTTCGGTGTTGAAGTCGGTCGAAGAAGCGGTACGCCGCGCGTCGTCCGGAGACGATGCATGA